GGTAGATCATggccacacagcagcagaaccgGATCACGTTTGGAAAAGCTGCTCTCAGAGTCAGTATGAGAATCTAAAAATCAACAGTGTCCTAGTTAGAGAGACAAATTATTCATACATGCTGAAGGAATGCCCAAGGTCCACAACATGACATGCTATCCATTTTCTTCATATACAATGTGATACTGAGGCTAAATCACTAGATTCTGGATGTAACAGTTCAAATCAAAAGCATTGGTCATGAGAAAAGTACCTTTTGTAAAGGGTACAATTGTAAATGGTCCTGTAGAAATGTACTGCCTAATATGCAAGATATAAAACTGTGAGGAATGAAAAAAGTTCATGGGCTTTGAATGGAAAAGTCTTTGTGAGGCTGCTGGATGTCCAGATTTTGATGTTTCTTTGGTACATTTCATACAGATAAAATTTAACTTGAACGAGAAATTacttacattatattttttaaagaagccCAAGTACCGAAGGACTCCAATCCAGACAAACATTGTGCCTGTCCCCAGCAAAATGCTGCAGACGTCATAACTCGTCAGATTCTGAAAGGGAGGaggcaaatgaataattgaaaatCCCACAAAGTTAACACCCACTGCACTGACTCTAAACTCTAACTCTTCGCATAAATTGTAATCAGACACAGATGCAGGAACACAACTAATGAACTAAGGAGAAGGGGTTTTACACCAATCATCTCAGACCTTGCTGTTGTTGTACCAGATGGTATAAAATGATGAGAGctgtttttccccacacaggAAAAATACACATCCTAATGTTAAAACCGAACAATCTTTCGTGTGTTTAGAATTTAATTTGAGGAAAACAGCTCCACACTACTTGTCAGACAAAGGAATGACACTGCATCCTGTTCAGTTATATATTAAAACTATGTGGCTTAGAGTTGATAAAATGGCCTTTTGATTTGGTTTCCCCTGGCCTTTTAAAATTCCTAGAACTAAAGTGAGTCTGAATCTAAGTCAacacacaaatgacaaattacTCTGAACATTGCAGTCTTTTTGAgttcacaaaaataatttacagatTTTTGAGATCGCAACAAACTCAGACTCCTAGATTCATTCCTCTAAATGAttatcacaaataaaaataagcaataAACACTTCACGGGCCTGCTGGTACTTGTCAATGATGTCAgaagtctctcacacacatgcacacacaggtctcacCTTTGCCTGAATTTCAATTTTGAGAATGGAGCCAACAATGGTTAATGAATCACTGACAATGATGAGGATATACCATCCGTTGACAAATTCCATTCTTTCTGACCAGGACACATTCTTATTGTggcataacatgtaaaaggcAGCATATtcctgaaagagagaaataaaataagtacAGATGTCAGGAATACAAACAAGAGACCATAGACAGTTACACTGCATGatcctgtattttcttttcaaaagggccaatttaatattttaaaaaacacacatttagaATAGTTTGTACTTACAAATTGTAGTTGTATCCCGCTGATAATTGACCGGGTGCACAGAATGAGGGAAGTTAAGCACGTCAAAATGAtgagggaatcaaaaaacaaaatgtaataaatgttcTTGGCAGCTGGAgaataaaaaagtaatgcattaacacaaagtaaaatattttgtttaattctaAACTGATGTGCTACCTCACCATTCCCCTTTGCCCATGacactcatttttaaatgaaccacCTGCCACCTTCTAGGTAAATTGTAAATTTATGCAATATATAGTGAATTCTCTattggaaatgaaatgcaaagcctttaaataaaacacatatgaaCAATCCCAGTACTTACAGGCCCCTGTAACATTCCAGTCTTTACATTCATTGATGTCAACGTCATTTTCCAGGTTAATTTTTATTCTTCCACTGTGAGCTCTGTTGTTGAAGGTAATCTGTTAAAATGTATCAACAGCCAGAGATTCAGAAAATGTAGACAAACAGCATGACAAAAATACTTACTAATTGGTTTCTGACATTGatattaaagttttatttttgtggccTGTTTATTTGTGTAGTAAAAAGTTCAGTTCTAGCAATGAGTTTCCTGCAATAAATCTCAACcctcttatttatttcacacataCCTGGTGCCATTTTATATTTAAGGAAATGCCTATAATTTTCATTACCTCTGTGTCCAAACACAAGTGGTTAGTAGGTAGGAGTTGTGGTTATCTACAATATGAGACATTGCACAGGGTGAATGTGGGAAGTCATCACGACTTACCATGACAGTGAAGTCATAGCAGTCAGGCAGCTCATGATGACGTATTGTCTGAAGATTGATAGCTTTCAACGTGAAGTCAATATTCACGGACAACAGTCTGGCTTACAAAGGAGATTTAGACATGGAAGTGATtagaacagaaaacaggagcATGCTGGATTACGTTTGAGAAAGATGCCCATTTGTTCAGTGGTTTAGTTCATGCTAAATTATGACTGTATATGAAGTTATGTTCTGAGTCTATGAAGTTCTCCTAACTTCATTTGTTATAACATTTTAGTTAGTCCCTTCAAGGTCTCACAAGGGACCTCACCCCAATTATActaattaatcaaaatgtacCACCGGAAAGGTGTTAAATTGCATTTGTCCACTCTAAGATAGCATATATTGAGATTTCACCAGCCTTCAATTCTGCAAGCCACACCTTTTAAAATCCAGAGTGAAATTCAGCACATGTTCCTCCAATGTAGCATTTGTCAGGGTCTGTAGTGGGTATATTTCAATGCATTCTGTCAAAAAGAAGATAATACAAGCTTCATATCCTGGGCTCACCACTTGATGTTATTTAGGTCAGACTGCAACCAATGttcaatgacaaaaatacaacaacactGCATGACATTGCCTGCAATTCCCATTTTATGCTCACAAGGCAGAGTATTTTTCATCAGCTTCATTACATCTCCAAAGACAACTGTCTTTTCAGAGCACAACctgaaatttttcatttaaaggtgCTCAGAATTGGTGCATTAGTTTCCATTACCTGTTTCCACATGCGCATCAATGTCAAAGGTCTCATTTCCAGGCCAAATACTTCCATTTCTATAAAAATgctggcagagggagagtggcGTGTACATTCCATCATTTCTCTCATAAGCATGGTTTCCCACAGTGATGTTGCGTAGGTTTGCATACTGTGAAGAAACAATTCATCATacaataagaataaatattacataagaACTTGAGTCCATAAGTCCGTAAGAACACAATGAAATTAAAGATGGTCCTAGAAAGGCTGACAAAAATTGCTAGAAGCTCACTCCACATTTTGACAAagactttattttaaaaaagtgagcATTAGTCAAATGATACTTTGATAGTTCTGATACAACCAGCTTCAAATTTTTCTTCACACCAAAGCAGTATAGGATTCAGGACAATAAATGAGGGACTGCATTACACCTTCTTAGAAGCATCAGGCTTGGTGccagaagaaaatacagaggggtgcacaaaaagtcataaatactacgTAGACATTGGgatgtaaggagacaactgagggtgcactgaggtctgtcttGGGGTGCAATACACCCCTAAACACCCCATAACAGCAGGCCTGGAGAGCATTATAATCTGCAGAAAACACTTGCGTGACTCTCACTGTCGGACATAAAAGGAAAGTGATAGAATGTTGTTTCTATGACATTAAAGAGTGTAATGTCTCATGTGATTAACATTACAAAGCCCCAACACAGTCTAGACATGTGATAACATAATAATCATTTTGATTGCCCCTAGGTTGCAAAAATCTTTCAAGATCttgaatattttccatttccgggacaattaaaataaatcaagaaataAAGATATGAAGCACAAAGTCCTGCACTGAATAACCCTATTATAGACACTAGCAAGTAAAACTAAATTAATTATTGACAACGACTGCCCCCAGTGAAGGTTTGTGTTGTTATAAACCAGCACATCTTGTGACAGCATCCAACACAGAAGAATCAAGTCTGACAAGGCCAGTCTATCAATTTCAATCATTAGAAATCATGATACCTACAATATGatgaaatatatgcatattttttattttctgatctCAGGGTATTGAAGTTGACTTATGATGTTGATACAAGTGTTTAGGAATTAAGTTAGTTGAGTAAAGAGAGGTGGCTCAAATTGTGCAACTTTGTCTCTTCACTACAATAACTGAAAGCACGTGTTGATCCTTTCAGCTGATAATGCATTTCAACAATGAATTCACAGTACAGAACAACATATTGTGCTTACCTGCTGAATTACAAAATAGATGTGGTCGTACACCTCAGTCTGTGTGTACACAGCATAATCACCAGTGCTTTGGCTGGAATATGCTTTCAGGAAGAGATGCTTGAATGACATTAGATTCTCCTCTTTGAATGTGACCACCATCTGGTTACTAAGTCCAAAAGACACCAACTGAAGGGGTAAACAAAAAACTGCCACTTTAGActgtttaaaataattgcaACAACACACAATCCTCCCCTTCAAATTTATGGTAGAACACAGCctcaaacacagaacacacccTCACCTGAATTGTAATAATGGCAATTTTAAGAATCTGAAGCATCAGTTTCCATGGTTTTCGTCCACGAGCTTTGAATTTTTCACAAGGATTCATGAAGTAGTACTTGAGTTTCCTCCTGAAATTCTCAACAGCATCACAGTTCAAGTCCAGCCCACAGTCAGCCCAAGCAGAGGTGCTGTCCAGATCACTAACAGATGGATAAGATGCACAttgctccagctcctccatctctgaAAGTAGGAATGAACCATGTGTCAATCTCCCTGGCTCGTTAAATATCACTCCTCAGCTGGTACAGAGTCCACATTCACAGCCATTTCTACACACCTCTATAGACCTATgcatctcaaaacaaaaaacatgacaatggTTCACACGGCAAAATAAGCAGCGTTCTTGGTACCGATAACCGTAAAATAAATCTATCACTTGCTTAACGGTACTGTGTCACTTGCTTGAAGTTCGCCAGTGACGGTATCAATCTTTAAACCACTGAACATTGAACAGCAGACTTTTCCAAGTGGTCTAGTTAATTGTAATTGGAACCTGCGGTAACATTACCTCTCTGTGTTAAATTACGTCTATCTGACCCCATTAGTTAGAACTGGCACAACACATTTGTAAGATTTAAGGGGCCAGTGTTTTATGTTAACTCTTCCATAATGTTTACGTCTATTTTTGAAGTCAGTGTGGAAGAATAAGTTGTTCGCTAAATTCCACCAATTCCGGTTCACGACTTTTCAAAGAGGAACAGAACCGGTTAGGAAGATTCAGACCTGCGCGCGCTTACCCGACAGCTCTGACCTGTGCaatattgaaaaacaaaatgcatctcACAAACTGAACTCCATATCTATCCTGTGTTAGTAAAATACACAATCAAGACCGACTGTCATTTAGGCTATGATATGACAAGTGGGCTAACTGGCGGAATGAGTGAAAAAGATCCAGCCATTCCAACAAAGAAAGGTTGGCATCACACCAGATTGTGAGTGTTCGAATAAATCACACGTTTAATCTGTCGCAGTTGAACGGTAATTTGAAACAGCCTAATCGCCTCAATCGTCAATAATGACGACTTTCACTGCATTGCGTTTGAAAGGGCTGCACGAAAGGTGTATCCTATTAAAAAGACCGTACAATTGGGGGACGAGATTGTGCGATCATGAGAGATTTTAGTCTTATGTTTTATCTGCCGTGTTTTCAGCGCATGTAAATCAATCTAGCGgctgtgtttctcagtcctaa
The nucleotide sequence above comes from Megalops cyprinoides isolate fMegCyp1 chromosome 2, fMegCyp1.pri, whole genome shotgun sequence. Encoded proteins:
- the mcoln3b gene encoding mucolipin-3, which translates into the protein MEELEQCASYPSVSDLDSTSAWADCGLDLNCDAVENFRRKLKYYFMNPCEKFKARGRKPWKLMLQILKIAIITIQLVSFGLSNQMVVTFKEENLMSFKHLFLKAYSSQSTGDYAVYTQTEVYDHIYFVIQQYANLRNITVGNHAYERNDGMYTPLSLCQHFYRNGSIWPGNETFDIDAHVETECIEIYPLQTLTNATLEEHVLNFTLDFKRLLSVNIDFTLKAINLQTIRHHELPDCYDFTVMITFNNRAHSGRIKINLENDVDINECKDWNVTGASAKNIYYILFFDSLIILTCLTSLILCTRSIISGIQLQFEYAAFYMLCHNKNVSWSERMEFVNGWYILIIVSDSLTIVGSILKIEIQAKNLTSYDVCSILLGTGTMFVWIGVLRYLGFFKKYNILILTLRAAFPNVIRFCCCVAMIYLGYCFCGWIVLGPYHEKFRTLNTVSECLFSLINGDDMFPTFKDMQQKSYLVWLFSRLYLYSFVSLFIYMVLSLFITLITETYETVKQYQQDGVYETDLQAFIAECKDLPSSGRYRIDEVSTPCFVCCCSRSDRSEERPQC